The following proteins are encoded in a genomic region of Haloarcula salinisoli:
- a CDS encoding amidohydrolase — MTDLLVAGGQVLRPDMTVERADVLVDQDSGDIVAVDDPGELAGEDTLDASDGLVIPGLVNAHTHVAMTLLRGYADDKPLDAWLQEDIWPVEAELTAEDVRVGAELGLVEMIRSGTTALSDMYFHVDEIAAAVEDAGLRAVLGHTAVTVAKDDEGARADMQESLDTALELDGAADGRIRTTFQPHSLTTVGEEYLREFVPEAVEAGLPIHLHANETTDEVEPIVDEHGMWPLEYADDVGLMGDDTFLAHCVHVDETEIDLLAETGTGAVHCPASNMKLASGMAPVQKMLDAGVTVGLGTDGAASNNDLDMFDELRDAAMVGKLAADDASAVPAGAAVEMATANGADLLGFDSGRVAAGANADLAVLDLEAVHLTPAHDLVSHLAYAAGGSDVRHTVCDGEVLMRDREVTVFEAAAVRERAGEHAAALVDRATE, encoded by the coding sequence ATGACCGACCTCCTCGTTGCCGGCGGACAGGTACTGCGACCGGATATGACCGTCGAGCGCGCGGACGTGCTCGTCGACCAGGACAGCGGCGACATCGTGGCCGTCGACGACCCCGGCGAACTGGCGGGCGAGGACACGCTCGACGCCAGCGATGGCCTGGTCATCCCCGGCCTCGTCAACGCCCACACGCACGTCGCGATGACGCTCCTGCGGGGGTACGCCGACGACAAGCCCCTGGACGCGTGGCTCCAGGAGGACATCTGGCCGGTCGAGGCCGAACTCACCGCCGAGGACGTCCGTGTCGGGGCGGAACTCGGGCTGGTGGAGATGATTCGGTCGGGAACGACGGCCCTCTCGGACATGTACTTCCACGTCGACGAGATAGCGGCGGCCGTCGAGGACGCGGGGTTGCGGGCCGTGCTGGGCCACACCGCCGTCACGGTCGCCAAGGACGACGAGGGCGCGCGAGCGGATATGCAGGAGAGCCTCGACACCGCGCTCGAACTGGACGGTGCGGCCGACGGCCGTATCCGGACGACGTTCCAGCCCCACAGTCTGACCACCGTCGGCGAGGAGTACCTGCGCGAGTTCGTCCCCGAGGCCGTCGAGGCGGGCCTGCCTATCCATCTGCACGCCAACGAGACGACCGACGAGGTCGAGCCTATCGTCGACGAACACGGGATGTGGCCACTCGAATACGCCGACGACGTCGGGCTCATGGGCGACGATACCTTCCTCGCCCACTGTGTCCACGTCGACGAGACCGAAATCGACCTGCTCGCCGAGACCGGCACGGGCGCGGTCCACTGTCCGGCCTCGAACATGAAACTCGCCAGCGGGATGGCGCCGGTCCAGAAGATGCTCGACGCCGGCGTCACCGTCGGCCTCGGCACGGACGGCGCGGCCTCGAACAACGACCTCGATATGTTCGACGAGCTGCGCGACGCCGCGATGGTCGGGAAGCTGGCCGCCGACGATGCGAGTGCCGTCCCCGCTGGGGCCGCCGTCGAGATGGCGACCGCGAACGGGGCCGACCTGCTGGGCTTCGATTCGGGCCGCGTGGCGGCGGGCGCGAACGCCGACCTCGCCGTCCTGGACCTCGAGGCTGTCCACCTGACGCCGGCCCACGACCTCGTCTCGCATCTGGCCTACGCCGCCGGCGGGAGCGATGTGCGCCACACGGTCTGTGACGGCGAGGTGCTCATGCGGGACCGCGAGGTCACTGTCTTCGAGGCGGCGGCGGTCCGCGAGCGAGCGGGCGAGCACGCGGCGGCGCTGGTCGACCGGGCGACCGAGTGA
- a CDS encoding adenosylhomocysteinase, with protein MTAPISERLADVEQARESGRRKMDWAAQHMPICDALASEFEAEQPFEGERIGMAMHVEAKTAILAEILAAGGAEVAITGCNPLSTHDDVSAALDAVDGVTSYAERGVDDEAYYAAIEAVIDHEPTITVDDGMDLVAAIHEDYPELIDTIVGGAEETTTGVHRLRAMDEDGQLDYPVFAVNDTPMKRLFDNVHGTGESSLASIAMTTNLSWAGKTVVVAGYGHCGKGVAKKASGQNADVVVTEVEPRRALEAHMEGYDVLPMAEAAAEGDVFITTTGNRDVIVEEHFERMQDGVLLANAGHFDVEIDLDALSDLAVDSYEARDGVQAYEMADGRRLNVLAEGRLVNLATPIALGHPVEVMDQSFGIQAVVVRELVENGDAYEAGVHDVPDRLDKEVAEIKLDAEGVEFDGLTETQAEYMDSWQHGT; from the coding sequence ATGACAGCGCCCATTTCGGAGCGACTCGCAGACGTCGAACAGGCCCGTGAGTCGGGCCGACGGAAGATGGACTGGGCAGCCCAGCACATGCCCATCTGTGACGCACTCGCCTCGGAGTTCGAGGCCGAACAGCCCTTCGAGGGCGAGCGCATCGGCATGGCGATGCACGTCGAAGCCAAGACGGCGATTCTGGCCGAGATTCTGGCTGCCGGTGGCGCTGAGGTCGCTATCACCGGCTGCAACCCGCTCTCGACTCACGACGACGTCAGCGCCGCCCTGGACGCCGTCGACGGCGTCACCTCCTACGCCGAGCGCGGCGTCGACGACGAGGCGTACTACGCCGCTATCGAGGCCGTCATCGACCACGAGCCGACCATCACGGTCGACGACGGCATGGACCTCGTCGCGGCCATCCACGAGGACTACCCCGAGCTCATCGACACTATCGTCGGCGGGGCCGAGGAGACCACGACGGGCGTCCACCGCCTGCGCGCGATGGACGAGGACGGCCAGCTCGACTACCCGGTCTTCGCCGTCAACGACACGCCCATGAAGCGCCTCTTCGACAACGTCCACGGCACCGGCGAGTCCTCGCTTGCCAGCATCGCCATGACCACGAACCTCTCGTGGGCCGGCAAGACGGTCGTCGTCGCCGGCTACGGCCACTGCGGGAAAGGCGTCGCGAAGAAGGCCAGCGGCCAGAACGCCGACGTGGTCGTCACGGAGGTCGAACCCCGCCGCGCCCTGGAGGCGCACATGGAGGGGTACGACGTCCTCCCGATGGCCGAGGCCGCCGCCGAGGGCGACGTGTTCATCACGACCACCGGCAACCGCGACGTCATCGTCGAAGAGCACTTCGAACGGATGCAGGACGGCGTCCTGCTGGCCAACGCCGGCCACTTCGACGTGGAGATCGACCTCGACGCGCTCTCGGATCTGGCGGTCGACTCCTACGAGGCCCGCGACGGCGTCCAGGCCTACGAGATGGCCGACGGTCGCCGGCTGAACGTGCTGGCGGAGGGCCGACTGGTGAACCTGGCGACTCCCATCGCGCTGGGTCACCCAGTCGAAGTGATGGACCAGAGCTTCGGGATTCAGGCTGTCGTCGTTCGCGAACTGGTCGAGAACGGCGACGCGTACGAGGCGGGCGTCCACGACGTACCCGACCGACTGGACAAGGAAGTCGCGGAGATAAAACTGGACGCCGAGGGCGTCGAGTTCGACGGGCTGACCGAGACCCAGGCCGAGTATATGGATTCCTGGCAGCACGGGACGTAG
- a CDS encoding DUF7534 family protein yields MTGELTVEFLALESAFIMVGFAVAAQVAPPDPYSQVLGTLVILAVTLPLSYWLVYRRGLSL; encoded by the coding sequence ATGACTGGCGAACTCACTGTCGAGTTTCTCGCGCTCGAATCCGCCTTCATCATGGTCGGCTTCGCCGTCGCCGCACAGGTCGCACCGCCGGACCCGTACTCACAGGTGCTCGGGACGCTGGTGATTCTGGCGGTGACGCTCCCGCTCTCGTACTGGCTGGTCTACCGGCGGGGGCTCTCGCTGTGA
- the priL gene encoding DNA primase regulatory subunit PriL, producing the protein MQPLHARYPFLAAAREAVETAAVDLGEVVATDEAVTERAVERVEHAITDGSVGDPHRRTRVELLSYPVARVLVSLVDTHVCTRKYAQAEAESAQERFSQEFAATTEFKSTSTERVSLDQLLAEFDLASAVTDAAEGYWVEVGTYLDLAADQRGDHWRLVNRPLADGRVRIGSEELHVLLKQAIRHRVAEGLPFQVPDPIADELDDEVERLNEVLAELDLTREIDTVVPELFPPCMQALLDKVQKGEHLAHHSRFAIAAFLTSIGMTTDEIVDLFNVNPGFGEEATRYQVDHIRGDTSPTEYSTPACSTMQSYGDCVNMDDLCERISHPMAYYEQKIDDAEDEELEDWRDENDDGEDEAAEA; encoded by the coding sequence ATGCAGCCGCTCCACGCGCGCTACCCGTTCCTGGCCGCCGCCCGCGAGGCCGTCGAGACTGCGGCGGTCGACCTGGGCGAGGTCGTCGCGACCGACGAGGCCGTCACCGAGCGGGCCGTGGAGCGGGTCGAACACGCCATCACGGACGGTAGCGTCGGCGACCCACACCGGCGCACCCGCGTCGAGTTGCTCTCCTACCCCGTCGCGCGCGTGCTCGTCTCGCTAGTCGATACGCACGTCTGTACCCGCAAGTACGCCCAGGCCGAGGCCGAGTCGGCCCAGGAGCGGTTCAGTCAGGAGTTCGCGGCGACGACGGAGTTCAAGTCCACCAGCACCGAGCGCGTGAGCCTCGACCAGTTGCTCGCGGAGTTCGACCTCGCGAGCGCCGTCACCGACGCCGCCGAGGGCTACTGGGTCGAGGTGGGGACCTATCTCGACCTGGCGGCCGACCAGCGGGGTGACCACTGGCGGCTGGTCAACCGGCCGCTGGCGGACGGTCGGGTCCGAATCGGGTCCGAGGAGCTGCACGTCCTGCTGAAACAGGCCATCCGCCACCGGGTCGCCGAGGGGCTCCCCTTCCAGGTGCCCGACCCTATCGCCGACGAACTCGACGACGAGGTCGAGCGCTTAAACGAGGTGCTCGCAGAGCTCGATCTGACCCGGGAGATAGACACTGTCGTCCCGGAACTGTTCCCGCCGTGTATGCAGGCGCTGCTGGACAAGGTCCAGAAGGGCGAACACCTGGCCCACCACTCTCGCTTTGCTATCGCCGCCTTCCTCACCAGTATCGGGATGACGACCGACGAGATTGTCGACCTGTTCAACGTCAACCCCGGCTTCGGCGAGGAGGCGACCCGGTACCAGGTCGACCACATCCGCGGCGACACCAGCCCGACGGAGTACTCGACGCCGGCCTGCTCGACGATGCAGTCCTACGGCGACTGTGTGAATATGGACGACCTCTGTGAGCGCATCTCCCATCCGATGGCCTACTACGAGCAGAAGATAGACGACGCCGAGGACGAGGAACTGGAGGACTGGCGCGACGAGAACGACGACGGCGAAGACGAAGCGGCCGAGGCCTAG
- a CDS encoding DUF7472 family protein, protein MEIEREAIVQVVISAIALVTFVAATVYVATTYSANGGLTPQGGTALVGAIGLFVVVMLGAGIWLERSQF, encoded by the coding sequence ATGGAAATCGAGCGGGAGGCCATCGTGCAGGTCGTTATCTCGGCCATCGCCCTCGTGACGTTCGTCGCGGCAACCGTCTACGTCGCCACGACCTACTCGGCCAACGGCGGACTCACGCCCCAGGGCGGCACCGCGCTGGTCGGCGCTATCGGGCTGTTCGTCGTCGTGATGCTCGGGGCGGGCATCTGGCTGGAACGGTCGCAGTTCTAG
- a CDS encoding SWIM zinc finger family protein translates to MTLITPSDDTEPTALAPGPERLDARSRRAWTERMLVDRREDDSYAVTTESGHTYRVDLAEHSCSCPDHRIRGEQCKHLRRVAIEITARRVAPPGRERARCDVCGGVTFVPRDAVPPHRCRRCRLVPGDVVVDRETGKRLVVARVLDERADEHVIQATGETVAEYERNDGYPAADRVVEATYLTDRHRRRRPRRYAFPRSRLDRTDEQLVE, encoded by the coding sequence ATGACACTGATTACGCCCTCGGACGACACCGAGCCGACTGCACTGGCACCCGGCCCCGAGCGGCTCGACGCTCGCTCGCGTCGCGCCTGGACCGAGCGGATGCTGGTCGACCGCCGCGAGGACGACAGCTACGCCGTCACCACCGAGAGCGGCCACACCTACCGCGTCGACCTGGCCGAGCACAGCTGTAGCTGTCCGGACCACCGGATACGCGGCGAGCAGTGCAAACACCTGCGGCGAGTCGCCATCGAGATAACCGCCCGCCGTGTTGCCCCGCCCGGCCGCGAGCGGGCGCGCTGTGACGTCTGTGGCGGCGTCACGTTCGTCCCTCGGGACGCGGTTCCACCGCACCGCTGCCGGCGCTGCCGGCTCGTCCCCGGCGACGTCGTCGTCGACCGCGAGACGGGCAAGCGCCTCGTCGTCGCCCGGGTGCTCGACGAGCGGGCCGACGAGCACGTCATCCAGGCGACCGGGGAGACCGTCGCCGAGTACGAGCGCAACGACGGCTACCCGGCCGCGGATAGGGTGGTCGAGGCGACGTATCTGACCGACCGTCACCGGCGGAGGCGGCCCCGTCGCTATGCCTTCCCGCGGTCGCGGCTGGACCGGACCGACGAGCAACTGGTCGAGTAA
- the hjc gene encoding Holliday junction resolvase Hjc — protein MANSNAKGDRRERELVNALDEAGFAVMRAPASGSATERELPDVLTGDGETFYAIEAKSSAGDPIYLDGAEIEALLFFARNFGAKPRVAARFDREDWYFFHPGDLYTTDGGNYRVKKETAIAEGTDFDEFVGNTRKVTLDEVADDSGPDQAILDILAAFERGDLSKDEAAAMLE, from the coding sequence ATGGCAAACTCGAACGCGAAGGGGGACCGCCGCGAGCGGGAGCTGGTCAACGCACTCGACGAGGCGGGCTTCGCGGTGATGCGGGCGCCGGCCAGTGGCAGCGCGACCGAGCGGGAGCTCCCGGACGTGCTGACCGGCGACGGGGAGACCTTCTACGCTATCGAGGCCAAATCCAGCGCCGGTGACCCAATCTATCTGGACGGCGCGGAGATAGAGGCCCTGCTCTTTTTCGCGCGGAACTTCGGCGCCAAACCCCGCGTCGCCGCCCGCTTCGACCGCGAGGACTGGTACTTCTTCCATCCGGGCGACCTCTACACGACCGACGGCGGCAACTACCGCGTCAAGAAGGAGACCGCCATCGCCGAGGGCACCGACTTCGACGAGTTCGTCGGCAACACGAGGAAAGTGACCCTCGACGAGGTCGCCGACGATAGCGGGCCGGACCAGGCGATACTCGATATCCTTGCGGCCTTCGAGCGGGGCGACCTCTCGAAAGACGAGGCCGCGGCGATGCTGGAGTGA
- a CDS encoding DUF4382 domain-containing protein, translated as MDRRQFLTATTVTGTTLLAGCGGSTDTNGTASGDGTPGGSTETAIDGGTGSTTGSFRLLISDRPADIGDFDSLDVTFDRARVHRQQSDDDDTETATATETATATETATATEEMETDDGEAESDSDDDESASERGFTVFDLDSPTVDLTQVVGEKAIGVLDGKLETGEYSKIELYVSDIEGVVDGEAVPVKLPSNKLQIQKPFEVTADGTVEFVFDINVVKKGTGGYNLKPVIGESGVAGKDVEVEEVDADDEDETESSTESDTATESGTETESDTATEA; from the coding sequence ATGGACCGACGGCAATTCCTCACTGCGACGACGGTGACCGGGACGACACTGCTTGCCGGCTGTGGCGGCTCGACTGACACGAACGGGACTGCGAGCGGGGACGGCACCCCCGGCGGTAGCACCGAAACGGCCATCGACGGGGGGACCGGTTCCACCACCGGCAGCTTCCGCCTGCTCATCAGCGACCGGCCGGCAGATATCGGAGACTTCGACTCGCTGGACGTGACCTTCGACAGGGCCCGCGTCCACCGCCAGCAGTCGGACGACGACGACACCGAGACCGCCACAGCGACTGAGACGGCAACGGCGACGGAAACCGCGACGGCGACCGAGGAAATGGAAACCGACGACGGTGAGGCGGAGAGTGACTCTGACGACGACGAGAGCGCCTCAGAGCGCGGCTTCACCGTCTTCGACCTGGATTCGCCGACTGTCGACCTGACACAGGTCGTCGGCGAGAAGGCCATCGGCGTCCTCGATGGGAAGCTGGAGACCGGCGAGTACAGCAAGATAGAGCTGTACGTGAGCGACATCGAGGGCGTCGTCGACGGCGAGGCGGTGCCGGTGAAGCTCCCGAGCAACAAGCTCCAGATTCAGAAACCGTTCGAGGTGACGGCCGACGGGACCGTCGAGTTCGTCTTCGACATCAACGTCGTCAAGAAGGGGACGGGCGGCTACAACCTCAAACCGGTCATCGGCGAGAGCGGGGTCGCGGGGAAGGACGTCGAGGTCGAGGAAGTCGACGCCGACGACGAGGACGAAACCGAGTCGTCGACGGAGAGCGACACTGCGACAGAGAGCGGAACGGAAACAGAGAGCGACACTGCGACCGAGGCGTAA
- a CDS encoding DUF7139 domain-containing protein: protein MEQLGDAYGGRRWEGRDPRRVYAGAALGVLGALAVVLGLLVVTTPVGAWLGASDLRAAEKLAGTLGGLGIPAMFLGVVAVLPSSRRENVGVLVGAGFCLVGVAIFQVAYPERWTTGAETLAFETAMAYFVGTGLAFWFVFTAMASFRTRNNPQGMVRLELTRKGKKQTVTVTREEYQRYAKAIRSDGGETEQIIRELESRAEE, encoded by the coding sequence ATGGAGCAGCTCGGAGACGCGTACGGTGGCCGCCGCTGGGAGGGGCGGGACCCGCGTCGCGTCTACGCCGGGGCCGCGCTCGGCGTGCTGGGCGCGCTGGCGGTCGTGCTGGGCCTGCTGGTCGTGACGACGCCCGTCGGCGCGTGGCTGGGCGCGAGCGACCTCCGGGCCGCCGAGAAGCTGGCCGGGACGCTGGGCGGCCTGGGTATCCCGGCGATGTTTCTGGGCGTCGTCGCCGTCCTCCCCTCGTCCCGGCGCGAGAACGTCGGCGTCCTCGTCGGCGCCGGGTTCTGTCTGGTCGGTGTCGCCATCTTCCAGGTGGCCTACCCCGAGCGATGGACGACCGGGGCGGAGACGCTCGCCTTCGAGACGGCGATGGCGTACTTCGTCGGCACCGGCCTGGCGTTCTGGTTCGTCTTCACCGCGATGGCGAGCTTCCGCACTCGTAACAACCCGCAGGGGATGGTCCGACTGGAGCTGACCCGCAAGGGCAAGAAACAGACGGTGACGGTCACCCGCGAGGAGTACCAGCGCTACGCGAAGGCCATCCGCAGCGACGGGGGCGAGACCGAGCAGATCATCCGCGAACTCGAATCCCGAGCCGAAGAGTAG